A segment of the Mercurialis annua linkage group LG4, ddMerAnnu1.2, whole genome shotgun sequence genome:
AGGATATTAAAAGTATGTTAATAGTATTTCATTGAAATCCAAAGTGTACTTCACAAGAAAATTTCAAGTttcttcaaaattataaaataatttacaaatcagttttcaatttagttaaaaaaaattattgtaaacAAAAGCAGGTGTCAATATGAAGAGCATAGGATTGTTCTTCCTGTAATTTAACTTATAAGAAAAGACGCTTTACTAATTttcattctttaaaaaaatgcCTAATAACTCATGAAATCCAAATTtcactattttattaagtgtatttatatttttaacttatcaATTATAAcgtgatttgaatttttatttcaattgcaATCAAGTTTATCAAATTGAATCAATTGAATACTCTAACCGTttcacaaaaatattttaatttgtagttTATAAATTTGTTACTTTCATTTTAATACTTAAgttgaaatatatatttcattaattttagagaaaattacttTTAGAATCCCACATATATTAGAATATATTGTCAAAGGATTATGTATATATCTTGTAACAGCTTTTACTCATTCAAACatatttgaatttgtatttCATTATCTGTTGTAACAACTCCAAAGTTATAGGAGTACAGTTGTCTAAAGTCTGTATATATATTTGTACTTCAGATTAATGAAAAGCAGCTTGCTACACTTAAACCTcttcatggtatcagagcaataaaGCTCTCTATCTTCTATTCTCTCTtgtttcaatttctttcttttctttaagcCATGGCCGTCAACCATAACAATACCACCTTCTGCAACACAAATGACCAAAATAATATTCTTATCACCATTAATGTAGCAGCACAAACACCTTTGAAATTAACATCCACCAACTACATGTCCTGGAAACTTCAATTCCAAACTCTTTTTATTGGCTATGATCTACTTGGCTATGTAGACGGCTCAAAACCATGTCCACCAAACACAATCACAGCAAATAACACCACTACCCCAAATCCAGCATACACTAACTGGATTCGACAAGATCAATTGATCCTCAATGCAATCATTGGTTCAATCTCTCCTACTATCATTCCTTTTATTGCAACTGCTAAAAGTTCCCAAGAAGCTTGGAATATCCTAACCAATACTTATGCAAAACCCTCCAGAGGAAAGATTAAGCAGGTCAAAAATCAGATCAAGCAGATGACTAAAGGAGGTGAATCAATATCTGAATTTTTGCAGAAACTCAAAGCTCGAGCTGATGAGTTAGCGTTGCTTGGATCTCCATTCGATGCTGATGATCTAACTGACAAAATCCTTGAAGCTGTTGGAGATGATTACAAGGAACTTGCACGAGCTGTTCAGGCTAGAGACACTCCTATCTCCTTTGAAGAATTACATGAGAAACTTATCAATTTTGAAGCTTCTCTTTGCTCACCCAAATCTGAACCAATTTTTCCTATCACTGCCCATGTCTCAACCCGTTCAAATTCCCATTGGCGTAATAATCAGCCTTTATCAAGCTCCACTAGAAGCTCAGTCCCAAATCCACAAAATAATTTCAGCCGTCAACCAAGACCTTATCTGGGTTACTGTCAACTGTGTGGAATCAAAGGGCACACTGCAAAATGGTGTACCTCCTACAAAATGCAGCCCAATCCCAACAGCAACACCAACAATCGTCCATGGCAACCAAAAGCACATTACGCTGCTACCTCAAACGCAAAGCGTCCTTGGCTTCTTGATAGTGGGGCATCTCATCATGTTACTAGTGATCTGGAAAATTTGTCTCTCCATAATTCTTATAACGGTGCCGATGACATGATGATTGGAGATGGAACTGCACTTCCTATCACACATACTGGTTCTGCCATTTTATCTACTCCTTTTAATTCTTTCAAATTAGATAATATCCTTTGTGTTCCAAGCATGAAACGCAATCTTATTTCTATTTATCAATTTTGCAATTCAAATAATGCAGCCATTGAGTTCTTACCTACTGCTTTTGTTGTGAAGGAATTGAGCACAGGGAAGATTCTGTTGACAGGCCAAACTAAGGAAGGTGTATATGAGTGGCCACAAACCCAACCTCTGATTGCCTTTTCGAGCCACAAAACAACTTTACCTGATTGGCATCACAGGCTAGGCCATCCATCATCAatgattcttaaaaaaattatatcttgcAATGATTTACGTTCATCAAGTAACCAGTCTGATGTTCCTTGTAATTCATGTTTATCAAATAAAAGTCACAAGTTATCTTTTTTGCAATCAACCATAACATCTTCACATCCTCTTGAAGTCATTTACTCTGATGTTTGGACATCACCTGTCGTATCTGTTGACAATTTCaagtattatgttattttcgtTGATCACTTTACTCGGTATACTTGGTTGTATCCTTTAAGGCAAAAATCTGATGTGAAAGATGTTTTCATTCGTTTTAAAGCCATAGTTGAAAAACACTTCAATACCCTCATCAAAACTTTATATACTGACAATGGAGGTGAGTTTATCGCATTAAccaattttctttctttgtcTGGTATAGCTCACCTCACAACTCCACCACACACCCCAGAACATAATGGTATGGCTGAAAGAAAACATTTACATATTGTTGAAACAGGTTTGTCACTCTTAACACATGCTTCAATTCCCCTCTCATATTGGACATATGCTTTTGCTACAGCAGTGTACTTAATTAACCGTATGCCTACACCCATTTTGAAACTCAAATCTCCTTTTGAAAAGATATTTAACAAGAgtccaaattatttaaaactcaaaatttttGGATGTCTATCCTATCCATGGCTGAAACCATACACTAATCATAAATTAGAGTCCAATTCCAAACCATGTGTGTTTCTTGGTTATTCTACAACTCAAAGTGCTTATTTTTGTCTAGATCCTAAAActtcaaaaatttatgtttcTCGTCATGTAAAATTTGTTGAGTCTATTTTTCCATTTCAAAATCTACAATCTACAGAGTCTCGCCCCCACTCCAATACTGTAGCTACTTGGTTTCCGTCACCCATATATCTACCTGTAACTCCAACTCCATCGCCACTCATTACACCTTCCCTAGTAATGGAACAACAAGACTCTTCCAACATTTCACAATCACCTATTCCTGAACAGCAAAATATTTCAACGACATCATCTCATACCATGATCACTAGAGCCCGAAATCAGATACATAAACCCATTCACAAACTGAATCTTTGTGCTCAATTAAAAACATCTGATCAAGCTGAACCCACCACTGTCAAAGAAGCTTTGAAAAATTCTATTTGGCGAAAGGCCATGTCAGAGGAGTTTGATGCTCTTGTTCATAATGGCACATGGGAGTTGGTTGCTCCAAATCCTAAGTACAATCTTGTTGGCTGCAAATGGATTTttagaattaaaagaaaatctGATGGTTCTCTTGACAGGTACAAAGCCAGATTAGTTGCAAAGGGATTTCACCAAAGACCCGGAGTAGATTATTGTGACACATTCAGTCCAGTAGTGAAGCCTACAACTATCCGCTTGATATTGAGCATTGCTATTAGTCGTGGTTGGGAACTCAAGCAACTAGATGTCAATAATGCATTCTTACAAGGAAGATTATATGAGGATGTTTACATGATCCAACCTCAAGGTTTTATTGATAATGACAAACCCACTCATGTTTGCAAGCTAAAAAAAGCCATCTATGGACTGAAACAGGCGCCCAGAGCATGGTATCATGAACTAAAAACCTTTTTACTTCAATATGGATTCAAGAATTCATTGGCTGATACTTCTCTTTTTATATATCATGGTGATACCAATGTTATGTATCTTATTGTCTATGTTGATGATTTGATACTAACGGGTGATAATACCACTATTATCAGCAACTTTGTTACCATTTTAGCCAATAAATTTGCTCTTAAGGATCTTGGGccattatcttattttttggGGATTGAAATTGTTCCTAACAACAAAGGTGTGCTACTATCTCAACGAAGATACATTCTGGAATTGTTGTCCAAGACAAAGATGCTAGAAGCCAAACCTGCAATCACACCTCTTCAAACAAATGCTCAACTCACTCTTCATAGTGGTACTGCTCTTTCGGATGCTACTGAGTATCGTGCTGTACTTGGAAGTCTCCAATACTTACTGATAAGTCGGCCTGATATAGCATTTGTTGTAAATCGCCTGTCACAATACATGCATAAGCCCACTACAGAACACTGGTTATATGTCAAAAGGCTGCTTCGCTACTTAAAAGGTACTATCAATGATGGCattcaattatataaaagttcttcttttactttacaTGCTTTTACTGATGCGGATTGGGGAGGACATAAAGATGACTTTACTTCCACTGGAGCGTACATCATTTATCTTGGTAAAAATCCCATCTCATGGAGTTCTAAAAAGCAAAGAACAGTAGCTCGCTCTTCTACAGAGGCGGAATATCGATCTGTAGCCAACACGGCAGCTGAAgtcacttggatttgttctttgCTCTCAGAATTGCATATTGATATACCTATGCCTCCGGTTGTTTACTGTGATAATGTGGGAGCAACACAACTATGCTCGAATCCTGTATTCCATTCACGCATGAAACATGTTGCAATTGATTTTCACTTCATTCGTGAACAAGTCCAAGGTGGTGTTTTAAGAGTGGCTCATGTCTCCTCTGCTGACCAGCTAGCAGATGCCCTTACCAAGGCTCTTCCTCGCTCAAGATTCTTACAGTTAAAGGCCAAGATTGGATTGCTGAACCGCGATCAATCTTGAGGGGGCATGTCAAAGGATTATGTATATATCTTGTAACAGCTTTTACTCATTCAAACatatttgaatttgtatttCATTATCTGTTGTAACAACTCCAAAGTTATAGGAGTACAGTTGTCTAAAGTCTGTATATATATTTGTACTTCAGATTAATGAAAAGCAGCTTGCTACACTTAAACCTcttcatatatatttttgttttttttaaaatcaaacgatatggtcatttatttttattttcgttaaTATTTTATCTCTTCCATTTATTTTTGGTCTTAGTTAACCAAGTCAAAAGACTTAACtgaaaagaaaattttaatttagtatttaaatttatttttgacacaaaaataaataaaaaccaaattgtGATATTCAATGGCttaataaatccaaatttattCTACTTTTcttacatttaatttttcttaatatatttactttttactaaaaaaatattattattttttcaaaaaatcaaaatgttaataaaaattaaaagagtaaattgaagttattaaattttataataatataagttataaaaatacatattaaaaataaaagtttaagaactaaatttaactttaatttttttattcttgagTCTTCAACTTAGTTGACTAACACAGAAATTAAATGTTAACGGAAATAAAAGCGAAAGACcatattatttgattattaataAGGGGGAGAAAGttaactttaaattaattatgtttggtagaattaaaataataataaatattgataaaagcagcaaatattttttttaaggcttaatcatcaaaaaaaccccgaccttttagccccttttcaaatgcaccctgacgttgcaattttgtcaattacaccctaattcgcacctttagttttcaattccaccctcaaatactaaattgatctttttttcatttgaaaaagttaaaataagtcatccatttttaactttttatgtggaaaaaagttcaaacgagtactttataaggggttttatgaattttttcggagtaaaaaagagtccaatttgattttgagggtggaattgaaaaccaaaggtgcgaattagggtgtaACTGACAAAATTGTAACGTCAGGGCGCAACTGAAAAGaggctaaaaggtgagggtttttttggtgatcaagtcctttttaaaaaaaaaagcaggCATAGTTAAAACAGCAAAGAGCCGAAATATGAATTTCACTTAAGGATTCTCCAATGAATCTATTGAAAGCCAAGTAGCTACAAGCTAAGCAgacattaataattataatgatAATTACAATGTGGAGATCATTTCAATGCTCTAATTATTTCCCAatattaaatctcaaaaaacaTTCCATTTTTATAGTATTAAAAACAGAAAACTACTCACTAATAAAAACttcattaattaatttgtagTATCTCTCTAGAAATGAGTTATTACTCTCAAGAAAACATAACCTTACCATCAGGATTACTACCAAATGAATCCACACCAGAGTGGAACAACAATGCAGACAATGCATGGCAACTCACAGCAACAACAATGGTCTGTCTGCAAAGTGTTCCTGGTCTGATCATTCTTTATGGCAGCATGGTCAAGAAAAAATGGGCAGTCAACTCAGCATTTATGGCATTCTATGCATTTGCAGCTGTTCTTCTGTGTTGGGTGTTATGGGGGCACCACATGTCATTTGGCACCAAGATTAGTCCTCTTGTAGGCAAACCTAATGTGGCTCTATCTCAAAGTTTTCTACTTAGCCAATCTAAGATGGGCCATGTTCCTATGGCAGATTATGTGTTCTATCAGTTTGCTTTTGCTGCTATAACTGTGATTTTGTTGGCTGGGTCTTTGCTTGGGAGGATGAATATCTATGCATGGATGCTATTTGTTCCTTTGTGGCTTACTTTTAGCTATACTATTGGGGCTTTTAGTATATGGGGAGGTGGTTTTCTTGAAAAGTATATTATTGATTATGCTGGTGGCTATGTTATTCATCTTTCTTCTGGTGTGGCTGGCTTCACTGCTGCTTATTGggtattttcattttcattttgctcttttttttaaattgccaAATAAATTATGACTTTtgtaattttgacaattttaaaacgGATTAACATGTTTTTGTAATTCGCAACACCAATCTATTTTCTAATATTCATTTATGTGGATTGTTCTGGCGGTCACAGTTTCGCCCCCATTTAagtattcttttattaaatatttttggtgttttcgAATTACAAACTATATTGATAGTTCCTAATTGCTAAAATTAGGAATTCgtcttaaaaatgaaaaacacttTAAAGTTTATGGTTTATTTACAATTATCTCTTCTATTTGTACTTAAATGTCATTTTATCTTTTGAAGCTTGCACTCGATAGGcaattaatatcaaaactaaCTTCCTTTGTTCTATCACTAGTACCATAAttccatcaaaaaaaaaatcactagtACCATAAACTTGTAACTTTTTAATAAAGGTCTAAGTTTTGATAAATTAACCCAAATTAATCGATTAGCTTCTTTTGTagttattttcaaaattgagatattttatctaattgttaaaaatttacAAGTTCAAGAGGATAActgagaaaaaaatttaattaattcatacAAATTCATGAgacaaattgatttttaaactattttcgGGATACATTTGGTATGGCACTAGCTCAAACTCCATGCTTTGTtggtttttcattttaattcttAGTTTGTTTTTAGTAATTATAGAAAACATGATTACAGGAGCTTAATCACAAACTGAGATGAGGTTAAATATGAATTAATCTTAATGATAAATGATGATGGTAAATGAAATTAGGTAGGACCAAGGCATTCACATGACAGGCAGCATTTCCCTCCAAACAATATAATTCATATGTTAGGAGGAGCAGGATTTGTATGGTTGGGATGGACAGGCTTTAACGGTGGCTCTCCATTTGCTGCTGGACTAGTGGCCTCTCTGGCCGTTCTCAACACCCACCTCTGCACCGCCACCAGCCTGCTAGTCTGGCTTTCCCTGGACATGATTATTTACAAGAAAAGCTCCGTCATTGGTGCTGTTCAAGGCATGATCACTGGCCTTGTCTGCATCACTCCCGCCGCGGGAATAGTGGAGCCATGGGCAGCAATGTTGATGGGAGGAATGTCTGGCTCAGTGACATGGTACACCATGATGGTACTGCACAAAAAATCTGCAATCTTCCAAAGTGTGGATGACACATTGGCGGTCTTCCACACGCACGCGGTGGCTGGCCTTCTCGGAGGAATTATGTCAGGCGTCTTTGCCAAACCTTCCCTCTTAAAGCTGATGTACCCACACAGCACCTACGGCACAGGATTATTCTATAGCCTCACAAATGGAAGACACCATGATGGCCTTAAACAAATGGTTACCCAATTTGAAGGAGCAGCTTTTATTACAGCCTGGAATGTGGTTATGACAAGCTTAATCTGTATTCTTATTAGTCGCTTAGTTGATCTGAGGCTACCAGAAGATGACCTTGAAATAGGCGATGATGCTGTGCACGGTGAAGAAGCTTATGCACTGTGGGGCGATGGAGAACGGATGCCACATATGTATCGACGTCTGCAACCAAGACTTCCATCCTGGTGTCGTCGTGCTTGAACTCAAATCTGAACAGAACCTCAATTTTCTTGTTGGGAGTagaaataatttcaaaatatttcccAGGAAGATAACTTTGTGATTATGATCAATTAATTCTGAACAAATTCAGAATACAATGTCAATCATGATCCTGAAACATAAAAAAACtgaataataatttatacaaaattaaaCACCAAATATGCTAAAATTCCATCCAAGAATCTTTACATCATAAGTTGAAAGTTAAATCAGCTAGAGGTTAAAAGTCGACAAAGCCTTCAACGCCGTAGGAATGGAGCATTGAGCTGCTGCTATCTGACATTTAGCGTCGACTAGGGTGGTTTGTCTATTCTCTAATTTTCACCAAACCTCGTGATTGCAGACTTCAGCACTAGAAAACATCAGCTCAAAGAAGCGATTGCTAGTTGtcattttctattatttttctaGCCAAAGAAGTTTTTAACGGAAAACCTAACAGAAAGGTTGGCTGCTCTATCCGAGAAAccttttctaaatgaaaaggtATTTCTCTTTCAATATCACTAGAATTAACTTATTACATTTTTCTGATGAGCAGTTTCTATATATTGACAATATTTACAAAAAGTTACATTCTAACTCAACAATTGATATCCACATGCATGACAAGAGAATTTTTCATCTTGAtattgaaaagttcaaggaacACTACCCTTAAACTTGTATATCAGGTAACTTATTTTCTGAAGCAAGTCATTAGCTGTATGTACCGTAATTTTCAGTTCCTCAGGCTGTTCTGTCACTTGCACAAGCCTATAGCAATGCCAACATCTTCAGAGGAACTACACATAGATCAACCCTAAATCATCAAGTCCTAAGTCCTAAAGAGATTAAAATAGCACAAAAGAAGAAACAAC
Coding sequences within it:
- the LOC126677757 gene encoding ammonium transporter 2 member 3-like is translated as MSYYSQENITLPSGLLPNESTPEWNNNADNAWQLTATTMVCLQSVPGLIILYGSMVKKKWAVNSAFMAFYAFAAVLLCWVLWGHHMSFGTKISPLVGKPNVALSQSFLLSQSKMGHVPMADYVFYQFAFAAITVILLAGSLLGRMNIYAWMLFVPLWLTFSYTIGAFSIWGGGFLEKYIIDYAGGYVIHLSSGVAGFTAAYWVGPRHSHDRQHFPPNNIIHMLGGAGFVWLGWTGFNGGSPFAAGLVASLAVLNTHLCTATSLLVWLSLDMIIYKKSSVIGAVQGMITGLVCITPAAGIVEPWAAMLMGGMSGSVTWYTMMVLHKKSAIFQSVDDTLAVFHTHAVAGLLGGIMSGVFAKPSLLKLMYPHSTYGTGLFYSLTNGRHHDGLKQMVTQFEGAAFITAWNVVMTSLICILISRLVDLRLPEDDLEIGDDAVHGEEAYALWGDGERMPHMYRRLQPRLPSWCRRA